From the Ciconia boyciana chromosome 6, ASM3463844v1, whole genome shotgun sequence genome, the window AAAGTTAAAAAGACTGAGCTCTTTTAGACGTGTTTGAGTCTCTACAGAATCCTATGGAGATCTGTCaatgaaattcagcatttcgtgaggaaaaatgttcatttcaaGCAAAAATGTCCATGTTACTGAAAGGCATATTTCAACTCTCCTAAAATGTGAAGTTTTTCAGAATTAAGTTTTGAGATCTGctcattaggaaaaaagatcCAGCTATGGAAGGTCCTTGTACTTGAGGAAATCAGCTTGGCACTATAACTTATTTTGAGAACACAAAGCAATCAACTTTGTTGAAATTgctttgagagaaaaaagaaatcgAGAATACCATCTGTCCTTCCATCTTATGGCTGATATACAATAGCACCAGTACAGCGGCTACTGCACTAGCTCAcacaacattattttcttcccctgaaaCTTACCTAAAAAGCAAAGTACTTGCAAAAACTTACCACGTTTTAATGAATATTGCTTACAGCAACTTGCCCTTTTATGAACTTGAATTTGAAATAACAGGTAAAATGTATCAGTTGCAGATGTTTCAAAAATTAAACTGGTGTTTATTAACtaatggaagattttttttttaattagtgaaTAAACTTTTCTGTTAATAATACAAAATCCTTCCAGTCTTCTTCATCTTCCCTAATTTCCCAAATGATAGTAGAGTTcattcatctgaaaaataaaaaagactcTTCCATTCCTCCCTTAGAAAGTTGTTTACAGATAAGAGTATGGAATatcattttgtatttgtgcttaTGGAAGTATAACTTTATACTTACTTTGTTGCTTTCAAAGTGTTATAAATGGAGAGACCACATAAAGCTCTCCTTGAATCTGAAAAAGGTACTGTAGGAATGCATCGATACAAATACAGTATGTAATGAGTACTTTTCTCCAGCAACTTTCACAAGGTTCCTTTACAGGCTTGTTTGCATACATTACTTGAAGCATAGCATTTGCTAGTCCATTTCTCTAAATTTTATGTCTGACTGACTTTTTTCAGAGTTCTTACACAGCAGGTTTTCTGTAGCAAAATGACAAAGAGACAGGGACATGGAATCATTGAATCATGtggctaaaagaaaaaatcactgtttgagaatttttttttcatttgaaacacATCTGATACCACAACAAGTCTATAAAATAAGTCACAGGTCTACAGAATTAGTCACAGTGGGTTTGGACCATGAAAGTCAAGCCATTAGACTATATCATTAAACAGAAATTCCTCGAtagttttttagaaaaaattaacaatcaGTGGGAAAAATTATCAAACATTGTGTTTTAGGATAGCTGTAAGCCAATACCATCCTCCTGGGTAAAACCAGCAGGTACGCTCAGTAGCTGAGAGAAAACCTGGTAACGCTTCAGATCATGCATTCAGGTAAGGCAAATCATTTTGCATTACATAGTCCTAATTATCAGAAGAAATCTAAGCAAGGAAGTATGATATGAACTACTTCCCCAAGATAAAGCCCCAAGTAACTGTAAAGAAATATGTTGTAAtcagtgctttctgcttttatgtttCTGTGCAAGAAACTGCAGCATGCATTGTGGTATACTTCCTTTGCTGGCTCTTTGACACACTTCAGTATAGGTCATCAATACATGCCAGAATGACACACTTCTTGTTATTATTCTCATTGAATGCATGTCCTCGTATAAGTAGCATCAATGTGTCATCAAAGCTGGAACATGGATTACCTGGGGAATTTTAGACAGCCTCCAGGGCTTTGTTCATAGAAACTATTGGTGATactggttaaaaataaaagaaaaccatgGGGTACAGTGACCTGTGaacaggaaagacagaaaaaattgcTGAGGTGGCAAATTTCACGTGGTCTCAACTCTCTTCTTTGAATCCCATCTTCAGTGTCCCAGCCTGCTATTAGCCAGTTATATCTTAGGATATTAGTTCCTTaaggcaggcagcagaagagcaaagcaaGGTTTTGCCCTAAAGAACATGCGGTTTATTCAGACAAATACAATATAAGGACAAGTGTTTTACCTTATGATCAGTGAGATCAAGAGGTGAAAACTTTTAGAAACTATGAGctaaaaagagaaagctgaagaaaaaaaggtgggtGATATGAAGAAATTGGCATGTTGGTCTGTGAGTAGATATGAAAGAGCTGATAAAGGTAGAGAGGAGCTGTTCTGAGTAATATGAAGACAAGTCAGGAGCTTGTAAGGATGTTGAGTCTAATATAACAAGTCGACTAACAATGGAGAAAGAGTTTGTGGCGGAGGGAGAAGGAATTCCAGTTTCAGACACACGACTAGTAAACACTGCCTCACACACTTGCTACATTACACACATGCTTCTGAAAGGGCACATTTCCCTGTTAGACATGAAGAGACCCGTCATAGGAAAAGAGATGCTAAAATGTGATTAGAAGAAGAAGTAGGTATTTTATCTTTTACTCATCTGGTCAGTCTGCatatgtttgctttgtttttggtGAGAAGTGGGTCAGCAAAACCCTGGGATCCAATTTCTAGAGCTAGATTTTTAGTTTGTGACACTTATCTATACTGGTAAGCTTACAATGTCCTATTTACTGTGTGGTTTTATTAAACCACACTGAAAACCAGACATCTTATGTTTGTCTTAAATATagacactgcattttttttaattagtcatGTAAGTAAAGCTGCTCAATGGACCAAATTGGCAAGTCCTTCTCAAgaattttccttgtctttcaaGCCTGTGAATGAATTTAACTCTAAATGTGAAAAGTTAGATCATATAAAGCAGTGGCtggtaaaattaaatatgtgcTTTCTGACTAGTTTTGTcattgctcctttttttctgaatatgcatgaaggggtttttttatggaaaAGAGATCCATATAATCTCTCAACAGAGGCAATAAACCTACTTGGGTTTCTCTGATAAACCCACAAACCTACACACACGCATGCATCATACCCATAAAAGGCAGAATGAATTTGCCTACCACGTGGGAAAATCCCTGCACCGAAGCTGTCTTCAGTTTGAGCTGTTTCCTGTGTGGGAACAGTTGTAGACAGTGTTATCTCGCAACCTACTTGTTTTACaacctcttctcctcctctgctctcagTCTAGGCTCAAACCACAGATGAGTTATCACAGGCAGTCTCTGAAGCAGTTAGTATATTTGGCAGTAGAACTGGACCACAACAAATATTCCCCATTCTCGTGTTTCCTGAACTTAACAATTAGATCTTTGGAGAAGAGAATTACTGAGTGTCAGAGCTGTGATATAATCAGTGAGTACCAGCTGTCTCATAGCTATGGTTGTACACCCTTTCTTACTTAAAGGTCAGCTCTTCTAAGTGCTTCTAAGGCTCGCACATGCAACTCCTCCAGTCCCACTGCTTTAGTCAGGGCTCTGGTTTTACTGGTATTTTCATGTTGAAGCGGTTGATGCCCACAGCCCTGGTAGTGCCAGAAGTGTGAGGACAAGACAAGAGAGTGATTCGCAATAGGGAGACATACCAGCCACACATTCTCCTCTTCTGAGCAGATCCCAACATCTAGCAGTACCTGAATCCCTGGCTTTCTATCCTTGTCTCTCCATTGACTTAGAAGGGAGGAGGTTATTGGGGATAAGAAATCTGTCATATTCATATGGCCAAAACCATATTCTGCTCACCACAATAATAGAAAGTACACTTCTGTTACTTGTGGTGCACTTTCTGATCTCCTTCGACTCTCCCACAAGAGAGACCAGGGATTGCAGGACCCTACCCCTCTGGAAGTGTCTTAACTAATCCCACTTCTGCTGTAGAAGCTTGCATCTGACTGATCTTGACTACCTTAGATATTTGGGTTCCTCTTCCTATGCACTCCTAACTCCAGGAGCATTTAAAACCTTTGATCTCCTACCaacactgtttctttcttctaaaaaaagaCACCCACCAAGAAgcccacaaaaaccaaacaaaaatgttgttatagctgacatttttcctttttggtaaCAGAAGGCTGGAATCTTACCAACCAAGTCCTGAAGAACTAACAGATGACCACCCATCAGACTACAGAGGGGTTTTTATTGCATCCAGGCTGGAATTAGCCCAAAGATACTACTTGGGGTAGACAATGAACAACACTACTAAGTGCCATGATGATCACACCCTGGATAAgtatttgtttccatttgtgtACAGCACTGTGATGATGATCAGTATTCCCACCAATTGCATATCACTCTATGCATTTTGCATTCAGATTAGGAAAAAGAATGAGTTAGCAGTCTACCTCTTCAGCCTATCCCTGGCTGACCTTTTGTACTCTCTGATTCTGCCTCTGTGGATTGATTATGCCTGGAATGGCGATAACTGGAGGCTCTCTGCCTTGCTTTGTCAAATTTCTGCCTTCCTTATGTATATGAATTTCTACACCAGCACGGCGTTCCTTGCTTGTATCTCCATTGACAGGTACCTGGCATTAGTTCACCCCTTGAAGCTCCAGCACTTGCGCACAAGAAGATTTTCATTGATGGTCAGCATAATTGTTTGGATTCTGGAAAGCATCTTGAATTTAGCCATATTGGTGAAGAAAGAAGTATTCAACGATCCTTGCAATTCCACTAATCATCTGTTATGCTATGATAAATACCCCCTGGAATTGTGGCAGGCACAGATAAATTTATTCCGGATATGCTCAGGGTACCTGGTCCCTTTCATAATCATCATGTTTTGCTACCATAAAATCTACCAAGTAGTGAGGTATAATCAAGCCACAgtagatgaagaaaagaaaaaagtgaggaaacttATTCTGAATATCACAGTTACTTTCATTGTTTGCTTCACTCCTTATCACGTTATATTGCTTATTCGCAGCATCAAAGAACCTTACACCACTGACCCACAGCTTTTGCAGTTGATGTATAAGGTTTACAGAATCACACAGGCCTTAACAAGTTTGAATTGCATTGCTGATCCCATTCTTTACTGCTTTGTGAGTGAAACTGCACAAACAGACATACTGAATTTGCTCAGGTATTGCTTGTGCCTACGAAAGTGTAAGGGAGACCAAGCAAAAGACCGTGCTCTGTGCAGTTCTGCTACAAAGAGCAGTGCACTGATCACCTACAGAACTTCCTGTGAAACGGAGACTGTCAAAAATGCTTGAGCGAGCACattcaaagcaaaactggaTAACctaaaggggaaagaaagaaaaattattccccAGTCTGTATCTAGGAAATACCCTAAAAGTCACAGATACTAACCTAAGTGAAACCGGTAGCTGGAGCTAATAAGAACTGACTATGGGTTCAGTGAAATCAATGGAGCATCATAATTATCTTTAAAACAGGCATGGTACATAAAACAATGTCAACAAACAAATGCACAGTCAAGAAAGATGACCATGACACAATGACAGAATTACTGAGGAACCCCCCCAGAATTGCCTCCTGTCGCAGCTTGCTAGCTAGCCCGCGTGCTGGGCATACACACACTCAGCTGGAGGAAGGCTGAAGTCCTCTTAACCTAgtcatttgttttccagttttagtAGAAACCTAAAGCTTAGCTGGGAAGGAACCCcaaaaggtttggtttttttttaaatcagtactGTGATAGAAGAGAATaaagcatgcacacacatggaGATCAGTCAAGTGATTGACAAAGGAGCAAACAGAGGTAGGGTGGTAAATCTTATCTCTAATTTCGTGGTGTAATTTATGCTGCTATGATGGttcctgtgtttcagtaatGACTCAGGTTCTCCTTCAGCATACCCCTGAGATTAGCCACTTCTTAAAATTGTTTACCTCATGGGGACAGGTACTTACCTGCTCTTaagcttttcagcttttgttttctttggtaaaTATGTGTCCCAATGTATAACCATATGTCATGCAGTTTCATTACAATATCAATATGGTGTTTCACATAGTTGAAGATTCATTACTTCAAGTGCCTGTAAAGAATGAAATTCTAGCCACAGGTGGTTTAACTCGGatgaaatttttcctgatatatgtagggaggaaagggaaggattGAAAGGTGAGGTTTCACATCTCCACAACTTAAAGGACCAGCCTTTAGCCTTGCTTATTATGACTGAAATCTGGAGTGTGGTTACGTTTGCAGAGTCAATAGAGTAAGAAGGTTTATATCCATTTACTTAACTGCAACTGGAGGCCTCAGCAAGAGGTTCCAGAGCTCTCAGTCTGCCAGTtttaaaacaatcaaacaacaaaccaacaagCAATACTGACAAACCAGCAAAGAACATGAATGTACCAACAAACAATAAGAATGGCAGCAAAAGAACCCACATTTTGAAACGGTTGAAGTTACCACAAATCAAAAGTACAGCTGTTAATTAAGGGACCTGTTCCTG encodes:
- the GPR65 gene encoding psychosine receptor; protein product: MNNTTKCHDDHTLDKYLFPFVYSTVMMISIPTNCISLYAFCIQIRKKNELAVYLFSLSLADLLYSLILPLWIDYAWNGDNWRLSALLCQISAFLMYMNFYTSTAFLACISIDRYLALVHPLKLQHLRTRRFSLMVSIIVWILESILNLAILVKKEVFNDPCNSTNHLLCYDKYPLELWQAQINLFRICSGYLVPFIIIMFCYHKIYQVVRYNQATVDEEKKKVRKLILNITVTFIVCFTPYHVILLIRSIKEPYTTDPQLLQLMYKVYRITQALTSLNCIADPILYCFVSETAQTDILNLLRYCLCLRKCKGDQAKDRALCSSATKSSALITYRTSCETETVKNA